Proteins encoded together in one Fluviicola sp. window:
- a CDS encoding histidine kinase, whose product MFLKTSTKVQLLFIVWTVIASLVFFCVLLVNHYPFDIVWKDTLFSGLLISVISQIIYFIQTYYHAKRPVNFSNFGLVLVLTAAYQLLINSAFRLVLGDERWREYILPFEGARAFIVFFILISVSLYWWINKNQQIQSQVHQQLIEQERALTKAELDNIHQQLQPHFLFNSLNSIGALTEINPKEANRMILLLSDFLRGTLRKDIQTLIPIAEEIDQVKRYLEIEKIRFGHRLKTEFDIDEGCLKTPVPPLLLQPVIENAIKFGLYGSTDDVTIYVGVKHQENGLLIEVRNPYDSDFTQYKTGKGFGLTSIKRRLMLLFNQYDLLTTEKQDKLFITKILIPK is encoded by the coding sequence ATGTTTTTAAAGACAAGTACCAAAGTGCAATTGCTTTTCATCGTTTGGACGGTGATTGCAAGCCTTGTCTTTTTTTGTGTCCTTTTAGTCAATCATTATCCGTTTGACATTGTTTGGAAAGACACGCTTTTTTCCGGGTTGCTGATCTCCGTTATTTCCCAGATCATTTATTTCATCCAGACATATTATCACGCGAAAAGGCCAGTCAACTTTTCAAACTTCGGGTTGGTATTGGTTTTAACAGCAGCTTACCAACTTTTAATAAACAGCGCATTCAGACTGGTCCTGGGTGATGAACGCTGGCGGGAATACATCCTTCCATTCGAAGGGGCGCGGGCATTCATTGTTTTCTTTATCCTGATTTCAGTGAGCTTGTACTGGTGGATCAATAAGAATCAGCAAATCCAATCGCAGGTGCACCAACAACTAATCGAACAGGAACGTGCATTGACGAAAGCCGAGCTGGACAATATTCACCAGCAATTGCAGCCGCATTTCCTGTTCAACAGTTTGAACTCCATCGGCGCATTGACGGAAATCAATCCGAAAGAAGCAAACCGCATGATCCTGTTATTGAGCGACTTTTTGCGCGGAACTTTGCGCAAGGACATTCAAACACTAATCCCGATTGCTGAAGAAATCGACCAGGTGAAACGTTACCTGGAAATTGAAAAAATCCGCTTCGGACATCGTTTGAAAACAGAATTCGATATTGACGAAGGTTGCCTGAAAACTCCGGTTCCGCCGCTTTTGCTGCAACCGGTAATCGAAAACGCCATCAAGTTCGGTTTGTATGGATCCACGGATGATGTAACCATTTATGTAGGCGTGAAACACCAGGAAAACGGATTGCTGATCGAAGTCAGAAACCCATACGATTCCGATTTTACGCAATATAAAACCGGGAAAGGATTCGGGCTCACCAGTATCAAACGCAGACTGATGCTGCTCTTTAATCAATACGACCTGCTCACCACCGAAAAGCAAGATAAACTATTCATTACTAAAATTTTGATTCCAAAATGA
- a CDS encoding LytTR family DNA-binding domain-containing protein, with translation MIKAFIVDDEPLAREVVKKHLQKHADITLVGEANDGFEALKLIPEVKPDLLFLDIQMPKINGFELLELLSETPSVIFTTAFDEFALKAFEVNALDYLLKPFSEERFDTAVSKKRHSELQPEVKRDIPLQIIHEQNRIVVKDGTEIKIIPINEVDYIEAYDDYVKIYQGKKYILKKQTMNHFEQVLPKDQFIRIHRSYILNVNQLTKIESYEKNSYVAILKSGTSIPISRSSYSDLKSRLGL, from the coding sequence ATGATCAAGGCATTCATAGTAGACGACGAACCGCTTGCAAGAGAAGTGGTCAAAAAGCATTTGCAAAAGCATGCAGACATCACGCTTGTAGGTGAGGCAAACGATGGATTCGAAGCATTGAAGCTCATTCCTGAAGTAAAACCGGATTTATTGTTCCTGGATATCCAAATGCCAAAAATCAATGGATTTGAGTTATTGGAGCTATTATCGGAAACTCCTTCCGTGATTTTCACTACGGCATTCGATGAATTCGCCCTGAAAGCTTTCGAAGTCAATGCGCTGGATTACCTGCTGAAACCTTTTTCGGAAGAACGTTTTGATACTGCTGTGAGCAAAAAGCGGCATTCGGAATTGCAGCCGGAAGTAAAACGAGACATTCCGCTTCAGATCATTCATGAGCAAAACCGCATTGTGGTAAAAGACGGCACAGAAATCAAGATCATCCCTATCAATGAAGTCGATTACATTGAAGCCTATGATGATTATGTAAAGATCTACCAGGGGAAAAAATACATTTTGAAAAAACAAACGATGAACCATTTCGAGCAAGTACTTCCAAAAGACCAGTTCATCCGGATCCATCGCTCTTATATTTTAAATGTGAACCAGCTGACCAAGATTGAATCCTACGAAAAAAACAGTTACGTAGCAATCTTGAAAAGCGGCACAAGCATTCCTATTTCACGCTCTTCCTACAGCGATTTGAAATCCCGTTTGGGTTTATAA